Proteins encoded together in one Salarchaeum sp. JOR-1 window:
- a CDS encoding GIY-YIG nuclease family protein: MSHYVYVLECADGTYYTGYTTDVERRVAEHDAGDGAKYTRGRTPVTLRHVEEYDTRSGAMSREYEIKQLSRRQKERLVE, translated from the coding sequence GTGTCCCACTACGTCTACGTGCTCGAATGCGCCGACGGCACGTACTACACGGGCTACACGACCGACGTGGAGCGCCGCGTCGCCGAACACGACGCCGGCGACGGCGCGAAGTACACCCGCGGCCGCACCCCCGTCACCCTCCGGCACGTCGAGGAGTACGACACGAGATCCGGCGCGATGAGCCGCGAGTACGAGATAAAACAGCTCTCGCGGCGGCAGAAAGAGCGACTGGTGGAGTGA
- a CDS encoding phosphoglucomutase/phosphomannomutase family protein, whose translation MDEIAFGTDGWRDTLDVFTDDRVRMVAQGVATYLDEAGRSGETVAVGYDARETSGGFADEVARVLAANGFDVLLPERDCPTPLVAHAIVERDLAGAVVITASHNPPEYNGVKFIPADGAPALPEVTEAIESHLDEPTVTPEADWGDIEEADFVSRHREHALGLVDADLSGLTVVYDAMHGSGRGVTDELLRAAGADVVSLRDERDPEFGGTPPEPDSANLEGLEIAVDEYDADLGVANDGDADRVAAVAPDRGYLDGNQFFALLYDYLLETRSGPAVRTVSTTFLVDRIAEAHDAEVVETPVGFKWVAEAMGEHDALVGGEESGGYSVRGHVREKDGVLMALYAAAAAATEGGIEARLDRISERYGDIHQEKTSVDCLEERKQPVLRELADRLPETVAGERVERVSDADGFKILLEDGSWLLVRPSGTEPKMRVYAEAGSQKRVEELLVAGRDLVEPLI comes from the coding sequence ATGGACGAGATCGCGTTCGGAACCGACGGCTGGCGGGATACGCTGGACGTGTTCACGGACGACCGAGTGCGGATGGTCGCGCAGGGCGTCGCCACCTACCTCGACGAGGCGGGGCGGAGCGGAGAGACGGTCGCGGTGGGGTACGACGCGCGGGAGACGTCCGGGGGGTTCGCGGACGAGGTGGCGCGGGTGTTGGCGGCGAACGGCTTCGACGTGTTGCTGCCGGAGCGGGACTGCCCGACGCCACTGGTGGCGCACGCCATCGTGGAGCGCGACCTCGCGGGCGCGGTGGTCATCACGGCCTCTCACAATCCGCCCGAGTACAACGGCGTGAAGTTCATCCCGGCGGACGGCGCGCCCGCCCTCCCCGAGGTCACGGAGGCTATCGAGTCACACCTGGACGAGCCGACGGTGACGCCCGAGGCCGACTGGGGGGACATCGAGGAAGCGGACTTCGTGAGCCGGCATCGCGAACACGCGCTCGGACTCGTGGACGCCGACCTCTCGGGGCTGACCGTGGTGTACGACGCGATGCACGGGAGCGGGCGCGGCGTCACCGACGAACTGCTGCGCGCGGCGGGCGCGGACGTCGTGTCGCTCCGTGACGAGCGCGACCCCGAGTTCGGCGGAACGCCGCCGGAACCCGACTCCGCGAACCTCGAAGGCCTCGAGATCGCCGTGGACGAGTACGACGCGGATCTCGGCGTCGCGAACGACGGGGACGCCGACCGCGTCGCCGCCGTGGCGCCCGACCGCGGCTACCTCGACGGGAACCAGTTCTTCGCCCTGCTCTACGACTACCTCCTCGAAACCCGCTCGGGGCCGGCGGTGCGCACGGTGTCCACGACGTTCCTCGTGGATCGCATCGCGGAGGCGCACGACGCCGAAGTCGTGGAGACGCCGGTCGGGTTCAAGTGGGTCGCCGAGGCGATGGGCGAGCACGACGCGCTGGTCGGCGGCGAGGAGTCCGGCGGGTACTCCGTCCGCGGGCACGTCCGGGAGAAGGACGGCGTGCTGATGGCGCTGTACGCCGCTGCGGCCGCCGCAACGGAGGGCGGTATCGAGGCGCGCCTCGACCGCATCAGCGAGCGGTACGGCGACATCCATCAGGAGAAGACGAGCGTCGACTGCCTCGAGGAGCGCAAACAGCCCGTGCTCCGCGAGCTCGCCGACCGCCTCCCCGAGACGGTGGCGGGCGAGCGCGTGGAGCGCGTGAGCGACGCGGACGGCTTCAAAATCCTGCTCGAAGACGGCTCGTGGTTGCTCGTTCGGCCGTCGGGAACCGAGCCGAAGATGCGCGTGTACGCGGAGGCGGGGAGTCAGAAGCGCGTCGAGGAGCTGCTCGTCGCGGGCCGCGACCTCGTCGAACCGCTCATTTGA
- a CDS encoding GNAT family N-acetyltransferase encodes MAVDGRPASARDHLGVMRVLDGAMLDVESETVQRRIAAGGVLVADDDRRIVGALLTTPRETGAHIEAVAVRRARRDSGIGSRLVELAADRWRPLTADFRPGVRPFYASLGFDIEERGERCRGVLK; translated from the coding sequence GTGGCGGTCGACGGTAGACCCGCGTCCGCCCGCGACCACCTCGGCGTGATGCGGGTGCTGGACGGCGCGATGCTCGACGTGGAGAGCGAAACCGTCCAGCGGCGCATCGCGGCGGGCGGCGTGCTCGTCGCGGACGACGACCGGCGCATCGTCGGCGCGCTCCTCACCACTCCCCGGGAGACGGGCGCGCACATCGAGGCTGTCGCGGTCCGCCGGGCGCGCCGGGACAGCGGCATCGGCTCTCGCCTCGTCGAACTCGCTGCCGACCGCTGGCGGCCGCTCACCGCCGACTTCCGCCCCGGCGTGCGACCGTTCTACGCGTCGCTCGGGTTCGACATCGAGGAACGGGGAGAACGCTGTCGAGGCGTGCTCAAATGA
- a CDS encoding ubiquitin-like small modifier protein 2, with protein MHVTVEVVGDATHEVDVSDATYADLLDRVDLSPHEVSVMVDGRPVPEDQPVETDYVKVLRLIRGGRR; from the coding sequence ATGCACGTGACGGTCGAGGTCGTGGGCGACGCCACCCACGAGGTCGACGTTTCGGACGCGACGTACGCCGACCTCCTCGACCGCGTCGACCTCAGCCCGCACGAGGTGTCGGTGATGGTGGACGGCCGGCCCGTCCCGGAAGACCAGCCCGTCGAAACGGACTACGTGAAGGTTCTCCGGCTCATCCGTGGCGGTCGACGGTAG
- a CDS encoding polymer-forming cytoskeletal protein, translated as MVRTQRLLALLVVVALALAVVPGSAAADTRAGDSVVVGENETVDGLTAFGGSVVVHGTVDGDVTALGGTVVVYGTVTGDVTALGGTVEIDDGGVVRGDLTAAGGAVTIAGRVGGDVNAAADTVTLTDTAVVAGTLSYDGDLVRAPGATVAGGVVQDSFGVGPFPSIPDWVGALSGVVSTLVVGALLVAVLPGFTDRVADAAVDAPGRSALSGLGFLVFAPITLVLIAFTLIGIPVTILGFVAYAVLLTVGFVAGNYTLGRYVLSIREMENRWIALLVGVLLVAALDLAPLVGGLVQLAVLLVGVGALVRALVGAYRNRRDRRNGDADATPSNEPTA; from the coding sequence ATGGTACGCACACAGCGCCTGCTGGCCCTCCTCGTGGTGGTCGCGCTCGCCCTCGCGGTCGTTCCCGGGAGCGCCGCCGCGGACACCCGCGCGGGTGACTCGGTCGTCGTCGGCGAGAACGAGACGGTCGACGGCCTCACCGCGTTCGGCGGGTCGGTCGTCGTCCACGGCACGGTCGACGGCGACGTGACGGCGCTCGGCGGTACTGTGGTCGTCTACGGCACCGTCACGGGCGACGTCACCGCGCTTGGCGGGACGGTCGAAATCGACGACGGCGGCGTCGTCCGGGGCGACCTCACCGCCGCCGGCGGCGCGGTCACCATCGCCGGACGGGTCGGCGGCGACGTGAACGCCGCCGCGGACACCGTCACGCTCACCGACACCGCCGTCGTCGCGGGCACGCTCTCCTACGACGGCGACCTCGTCCGCGCGCCCGGTGCGACTGTCGCGGGCGGCGTCGTTCAGGACTCGTTCGGGGTCGGGCCGTTCCCCTCGATTCCCGATTGGGTCGGCGCGCTCTCCGGTGTCGTCTCCACGCTCGTCGTCGGCGCGCTCCTCGTCGCCGTCCTCCCCGGCTTCACCGACCGGGTCGCGGACGCCGCCGTCGACGCGCCCGGCCGCTCCGCGCTCTCCGGCCTCGGCTTCCTCGTCTTCGCCCCCATCACGCTCGTCCTCATCGCGTTCACGCTCATCGGAATCCCCGTTACGATTCTCGGGTTCGTCGCGTACGCCGTCCTCCTCACCGTCGGGTTCGTCGCCGGGAACTACACGCTCGGCCGGTACGTCCTCTCCATCCGCGAGATGGAGAACCGCTGGATCGCCCTCCTCGTCGGCGTCCTCCTCGTCGCGGCGCTCGACCTCGCGCCGCTTGTCGGCGGTCTCGTCCAGCTCGCCGTTCTCCTCGTCGGTGTCGGCGCGCTCGTCCGCGCGCTCGTCGGGGCGTACCGTAACCGCCGCGACCGCCGCAACGGTGACGCGGACGCGACACCCTCAAACGAGCCCACGGCCTAA
- a CDS encoding TspO/MBR family protein, translated as MFSRDDIPGLALAILVCEAVGAAPALVTATGSGSWYATLVRPAFAPPNWVFGPVWTTLFFLLGVGVYLVLRDGRGRERTVAFGLFVAQYVLNVAWTLVFFGGENIAGGLAVIAALWTLIVATIAAFSRVNRTAALLLVPYLAWVSFAAFLNYEFYRLN; from the coding sequence ATGTTCTCCCGTGACGACATCCCCGGACTCGCGCTCGCCATCCTGGTCTGCGAAGCCGTCGGGGCCGCGCCAGCGCTCGTCACCGCGACCGGCAGCGGGTCGTGGTACGCGACGCTCGTCAGGCCCGCGTTCGCGCCGCCGAACTGGGTGTTCGGCCCCGTCTGGACGACGCTCTTCTTCCTGCTCGGCGTCGGCGTCTACCTCGTCCTCCGCGACGGCCGCGGCCGGGAGCGAACCGTCGCGTTCGGCCTGTTCGTCGCGCAGTACGTCCTCAACGTCGCGTGGACGCTCGTCTTCTTCGGCGGTGAAAACATCGCGGGCGGCCTCGCCGTCATCGCCGCCCTCTGGACGCTCATCGTCGCCACCATCGCCGCGTTCTCCCGGGTGAACCGGACCGCCGCGCTCCTCCTCGTCCCCTACCTCGCCTGGGTGTCCTTCGCCGCCTTCCTCAACTACGAGTTCTACCGACTGAACTGA
- a CDS encoding glutathione S-transferase family protein codes for MGRMVDGEWHTEAEMIEHDESGEFERAETSFRDWIRGSRKSPDEVVTDGPEPASGRYHLYVSYACPWAHRALTVRALLGLDDDVSVSVVDPVRYDQGWEFDASKPGSTEDHLFGADYLREVYREADPDYTGRVTVPVLWDKEEDTIVNNESEEIIRMFATAFSEYDNGVDLYPEGDRAEIDDVIDDIYPRINNGVYRAGFADSQDAYDDAVRDLFDALSEYDARLADQRFLVGDSLTLADVCMFTTLYRFDEVYHTHFKCNYRQITDYDALWSYLRELCQLPGVQETCDMWHVKQHYYRSHGDINPKRRVPVGPDPDFFAPHARDDLPGDLPDVLAA; via the coding sequence ATGGGACGAATGGTCGACGGCGAGTGGCACACCGAGGCGGAGATGATCGAACACGACGAGTCCGGCGAGTTCGAGCGCGCCGAGACCTCCTTCCGAGACTGGATTCGCGGCTCCCGGAAGAGCCCGGACGAGGTCGTCACCGACGGCCCGGAACCCGCGTCGGGGCGCTACCACCTCTACGTCTCCTACGCGTGCCCGTGGGCGCACCGCGCGCTCACCGTCCGCGCCCTCCTCGGCCTCGACGACGACGTCTCGGTGAGCGTCGTCGACCCCGTCCGATACGACCAGGGCTGGGAGTTCGACGCCTCGAAACCCGGCAGCACGGAAGACCACCTGTTCGGCGCGGACTACCTCCGCGAGGTCTACCGGGAGGCCGATCCGGACTACACCGGCCGCGTCACCGTCCCCGTTCTCTGGGACAAAGAAGAAGACACCATCGTGAACAACGAGTCCGAGGAGATAATTCGGATGTTCGCCACCGCCTTTTCGGAGTACGATAACGGCGTCGACCTCTACCCGGAGGGCGACCGCGCCGAAATCGACGACGTCATCGACGACATCTATCCCCGCATCAACAACGGCGTCTACCGCGCCGGGTTCGCCGACAGCCAGGACGCGTACGACGACGCCGTCCGCGACCTCTTCGACGCCCTCTCCGAGTACGACGCCCGCCTCGCAGACCAGCGCTTCCTCGTCGGGGACTCGCTCACGCTCGCGGACGTCTGCATGTTCACCACACTCTACCGGTTCGACGAGGTCTACCACACCCACTTCAAGTGCAACTACCGCCAAATCACCGACTACGACGCGCTCTGGAGCTACCTCCGCGAACTCTGCCAGCTCCCCGGCGTCCAGGAGACCTGCGACATGTGGCACGTGAAACAGCACTACTACCGGAGCCACGGCGACATCAACCCGAAGCGCCGCGTCCCCGTCGGCCCCGACCCGGACTTCTTCGCGCCGCACGCCCGCGACGACCTCCCCGGCGACCTGCCGGACGTACTCGCCGCGTAA
- the alaS gene encoding alanine--tRNA ligase, with translation MSDLTEEYRLDYFEEEGFTRKQCTECGANFWTRDDERETCGEPPCEDYGFIDDPGFDDEYTLEEMREAFLSFFEDHDHERIDPYPVAANRWRDDVLLTQASIYDFQPHVTSGQSPPPANPLAVSQPCIRMQDIDNVGKTGRHTMAFEMMGHHAFNADEGTDYAYEGEVYWKDQCVEYCVEFFESFGVPKEDVTFIEDPWVGGGNAGPAFEVIYRGLELATLVFMSMEQDPDGEYEMKDGNTYARMDRRVVDTGYGLERWTWMSQGTPTVYEAIYPEMIATLKESAGIELSDEEEELVHRASKLAGHLDIDEVEDMDAARDNLADKLDVSTERLHDLMRPLEDLYAIADHCRTLAYMFGDGIVPSNVGTGYLARMVLRRTVRLMDTVGVEDDLADLVDVQAERLGYENRSTIRDIVRKEVGKYEETLERGSRKVEQLARDHAERGEPIPASTLVDLYDSHGLQPDMVEEIAAEEGAEVDAPDDFYSLVAERHDSAEAFEEEESRDERLGDLPETEALYYEDQERTEFEAVVLDVFERETDDETVYDVVLDQTRFYPEGGGQPADRGTLSTDDATIQVRDVQQRDGVVLHRTNENPGKGEFVRGQVDWERRERLMAHHTATHIVVHAARQVLGEHVRQAGAQKGVDSSRIDIRHYERLDRETVKEIEHRANEVVRENTTVHQEWPDRNEAEAQHGFDLYQGGIPAGENIRLIHVGEDVQACGGTHVSRTGDIGTIKILNTERVQDGVERFTFAAGRAAIEHAQEQEDYLLDAADTLDVTPDELPETAERFFTEWKERGKQIEDLKEQLAEARAGGGAEAEEVEVAGTTAVIQRVDSDMDELRATANALVEDGNIAVVGSGADGAQFVVGVPDGVPVNAGAVVSELASMVGGGGGGPPDFAQGGGPDAEKLDDALENAPEILESVAQ, from the coding sequence ATGAGCGACCTCACCGAGGAGTACCGTCTCGATTACTTCGAAGAAGAGGGCTTCACGCGAAAGCAGTGCACGGAGTGTGGGGCGAACTTCTGGACGCGGGACGACGAGCGGGAGACGTGCGGCGAACCCCCCTGTGAGGACTACGGGTTCATCGACGATCCCGGGTTCGACGACGAGTACACGCTGGAGGAGATGCGGGAGGCGTTCCTCTCCTTCTTCGAGGATCACGACCACGAACGCATCGACCCCTATCCGGTCGCGGCGAACCGCTGGCGGGACGACGTGCTGTTGACGCAGGCGTCCATCTACGACTTCCAGCCGCACGTCACGAGCGGTCAGTCGCCGCCGCCCGCGAACCCGCTCGCGGTGAGTCAGCCCTGCATCCGCATGCAGGACATCGACAACGTCGGGAAGACCGGACGCCACACGATGGCGTTCGAGATGATGGGCCACCACGCCTTCAACGCGGACGAGGGCACGGACTACGCGTACGAGGGCGAGGTGTACTGGAAAGACCAGTGCGTCGAGTACTGCGTGGAGTTCTTCGAGTCGTTCGGCGTCCCCAAGGAGGACGTGACGTTCATCGAGGACCCCTGGGTGGGCGGCGGGAACGCCGGCCCCGCGTTCGAAGTCATCTACAGGGGGCTCGAACTCGCGACGCTGGTCTTCATGTCGATGGAGCAGGATCCGGACGGCGAGTACGAGATGAAGGACGGGAACACGTACGCGCGGATGGACCGCCGCGTCGTGGACACCGGCTACGGGCTCGAACGGTGGACGTGGATGAGCCAGGGCACGCCCACCGTCTACGAGGCGATCTATCCGGAGATGATCGCGACGCTGAAGGAGAGCGCGGGCATCGAGCTCAGCGACGAGGAAGAGGAGCTCGTTCACCGCGCGTCGAAGCTCGCGGGCCACCTCGACATCGACGAGGTGGAGGACATGGACGCGGCGCGCGACAACCTCGCGGACAAACTCGACGTGTCCACCGAGCGACTACACGACCTGATGCGGCCGCTCGAAGACCTCTACGCCATCGCCGACCACTGCCGCACCCTCGCTTATATGTTCGGTGACGGTATCGTGCCGTCGAACGTCGGCACGGGCTACCTCGCGCGAATGGTGCTCCGGCGGACGGTTCGATTGATGGACACCGTCGGCGTGGAGGACGACCTCGCCGACCTCGTGGACGTACAGGCGGAACGGCTCGGGTACGAGAACCGCTCGACGATTCGGGACATCGTACGTAAGGAGGTCGGGAAGTACGAGGAGACGCTCGAACGCGGCAGCCGGAAGGTCGAGCAGCTGGCGCGCGACCACGCCGAGCGCGGCGAGCCGATTCCCGCCTCGACGCTCGTGGATCTCTACGACAGCCACGGCCTCCAGCCGGACATGGTGGAGGAAATCGCGGCCGAGGAGGGCGCGGAGGTGGACGCGCCGGACGACTTCTACTCGCTCGTCGCGGAGCGCCACGACTCCGCGGAGGCGTTCGAGGAGGAGGAGTCCCGGGACGAACGCCTGGGCGACCTCCCGGAGACGGAGGCGCTCTACTACGAAGACCAGGAGCGCACGGAGTTCGAGGCGGTCGTGCTGGACGTGTTCGAGCGCGAGACGGACGACGAGACGGTGTACGACGTGGTGCTCGACCAGACGCGGTTCTACCCGGAGGGCGGCGGGCAGCCCGCCGACCGCGGGACGCTCTCGACGGACGACGCGACCATTCAGGTGCGGGACGTGCAGCAGCGCGACGGCGTCGTCCTCCACCGGACGAACGAGAACCCGGGGAAGGGCGAGTTCGTGCGCGGGCAGGTGGACTGGGAGCGCCGCGAGCGCCTGATGGCGCACCACACCGCCACGCACATCGTCGTGCACGCCGCCCGCCAGGTGCTGGGCGAGCACGTCCGGCAGGCCGGCGCGCAGAAGGGCGTGGACTCCTCGCGCATCGACATCCGGCACTACGAGCGACTCGACCGGGAGACAGTGAAGGAGATAGAGCACCGCGCGAACGAGGTCGTGCGGGAGAACACGACCGTCCACCAGGAGTGGCCCGACCGGAACGAGGCGGAGGCCCAGCACGGCTTCGACCTCTACCAGGGCGGCATCCCCGCGGGGGAGAACATCCGCCTCATCCACGTCGGAGAGGACGTGCAGGCCTGCGGCGGGACGCACGTCTCCCGGACGGGCGACATCGGCACCATCAAAATCCTGAACACGGAGCGCGTGCAGGACGGCGTGGAGCGGTTCACGTTCGCCGCCGGTCGCGCCGCCATCGAGCACGCGCAGGAGCAGGAGGACTACCTGCTGGACGCCGCGGACACGCTCGACGTGACGCCGGACGAACTCCCCGAGACCGCGGAGCGGTTCTTCACGGAGTGGAAGGAGCGCGGGAAGCAGATAGAAGACCTGAAAGAACAACTCGCGGAGGCGCGCGCCGGCGGCGGTGCGGAAGCCGAAGAGGTCGAGGTCGCGGGCACGACCGCGGTGATTCAGCGCGTGGACAGCGACATGGACGAACTCCGCGCGACCGCGAACGCGCTCGTCGAGGACGGCAACATCGCGGTCGTCGGCTCCGGGGCCGACGGCGCGCAGTTCGTCGTCGGCGTCCCCGACGGCGTGCCCGTGAACGCCGGCGCGGTCGTCAGCGAACTCGCGAGCATGGTTGGCGGCGGCGGCGGCGGCCCGCCGGACTTCGCGCAGGGCGGCGGTCCCGACGCGGAGAAACTGGACGACGCCCTAGAGAACGCGCCCGAAATCCTCGAATCAGTCGCTCAGTAA
- a CDS encoding HD domain-containing protein — protein MRAIKDSVHDYIEVEGVASALLDTPPVQRLRHIKQLSTVRLVYPSANHTRFEHSLGVYHLADRALDHLDVSGARADKARAAALLHDVGHGPYGHQTEGIIERRLGRHHDDVTDLLADGPVADVLGDYGLDPDGVADLIAGDGTLGQLVAGELDVDRMDYLVRDAHHTGVPYGTVDHGRLVRALTFRDDDLVLAAGNVATAESLLVARALMNATVYRHHVSRIAGGMLERASERLLDTSDLAVSEFARMTDDELLAALRDHDETEEFVRRLAERDLYKRAAWCERPAVPEDVVVADHDRVRSFERDIADAADVPEKHVVVDTPGRPSMPESSARVVVNGDTKRLADHSPLVEGMQHSQEVQWRFGVYAPEEHAESVGAAAERELGLSGVGDAVDY, from the coding sequence ATGCGCGCGATCAAGGACAGCGTCCACGACTACATCGAGGTCGAGGGCGTCGCGTCCGCTCTCCTCGACACGCCGCCGGTGCAGCGACTCCGCCACATCAAGCAGCTCTCCACCGTCCGCCTCGTCTATCCCTCCGCGAACCACACGCGCTTCGAGCACAGCCTCGGCGTCTACCACCTCGCCGACCGCGCGCTCGACCACCTCGACGTGTCCGGCGCGCGCGCGGACAAAGCCCGCGCCGCCGCCCTCCTCCACGACGTGGGCCACGGTCCCTACGGCCACCAGACCGAGGGCATCATCGAGCGCCGCCTCGGCCGCCACCACGACGACGTGACCGACCTCCTCGCGGACGGCCCCGTCGCCGACGTGCTCGGGGACTACGGCCTCGACCCCGACGGTGTCGCCGACCTCATCGCGGGCGACGGCACGCTCGGCCAGCTCGTCGCCGGCGAACTCGACGTCGACCGGATGGACTACCTCGTCCGCGACGCCCACCACACGGGCGTCCCCTACGGCACCGTCGACCACGGCCGGCTCGTGCGCGCGCTCACCTTCCGCGACGACGACCTCGTGCTCGCGGCGGGGAACGTCGCCACCGCAGAATCCCTCCTCGTCGCCCGCGCGCTGATGAACGCGACCGTCTACCGCCACCACGTCTCCCGCATCGCCGGCGGGATGCTCGAACGCGCGAGCGAACGCCTCCTCGACACCAGCGACCTCGCCGTCTCGGAGTTCGCGCGCATGACCGACGACGAACTCCTCGCCGCCCTCCGCGACCACGACGAAACCGAGGAGTTCGTCCGCCGCCTCGCCGAACGCGACCTCTACAAGCGCGCCGCCTGGTGCGAACGCCCCGCCGTCCCCGAGGACGTGGTCGTCGCCGACCACGACCGGGTTCGGTCGTTCGAGCGCGACATCGCGGACGCGGCGGACGTCCCCGAGAAGCACGTCGTCGTGGACACCCCCGGCCGGCCGTCGATGCCCGAATCCAGCGCGCGCGTCGTCGTCAACGGCGACACGAAACGCCTCGCCGACCACAGCCCGCTCGTCGAAGGCATGCAGCACTCCCAGGAAGTCCAGTGGCGCTTCGGCGTGTACGCACCCGAAGAACACGCGGAATCGGTGGGTGCGGCCGCCGAACGCGAACTCGGCCTCTCCGGCGTCGGGGACGCCGTCGATTACTAA
- a CDS encoding type 1 glutamine amidotransferase, whose translation MSSPRIAFVNAAHDGADTLKNFRRELDADLVEFHVTEGTIPKDFEFDAAVISGSRASVYWDEDWIQPTREWVGSAAERMPVLGVCFGHQLLADALGGTVEGMDEYEIGYRTVSKTRDDPLLDGLGEEFLVFTTHSDSVTELPPDAELLAENDYGIHGFRKGDAVGVQFHPEYDMETAESVTRRKDDLSEERKQAVTDGITPENFEQACEAKRLFENFTEHARSASASD comes from the coding sequence ATGAGCAGTCCCCGCATCGCGTTCGTCAACGCCGCCCACGACGGCGCTGACACCCTGAAGAACTTCCGGCGAGAGCTGGACGCCGACCTGGTGGAGTTCCACGTCACGGAGGGAACCATCCCGAAGGACTTCGAGTTCGACGCCGCGGTCATCTCCGGCAGCCGCGCCTCGGTCTACTGGGACGAGGACTGGATTCAGCCCACGCGGGAGTGGGTGGGTTCGGCCGCGGAGCGCATGCCCGTTCTCGGCGTCTGTTTCGGCCACCAGCTCCTCGCGGACGCGCTCGGCGGCACCGTGGAGGGAATGGACGAGTACGAGATCGGCTACCGAACCGTCTCGAAGACCCGCGACGATCCGCTCCTGGACGGACTGGGCGAGGAGTTCCTCGTGTTCACCACGCACTCGGATTCCGTGACGGAACTCCCGCCGGACGCGGAACTGTTGGCGGAGAACGACTACGGCATCCACGGGTTCCGGAAGGGCGACGCGGTCGGCGTCCAGTTCCACCCCGAGTACGACATGGAGACGGCCGAGAGCGTCACCCGACGAAAGGACGACCTCTCGGAGGAGCGAAAGCAGGCCGTCACCGACGGCATCACGCCCGAGAACTTCGAGCAGGCCTGCGAGGCGAAACGGTTGTTCGAGAACTTCACCGAGCACGCGCGGTCGGCGAGCGCGTCCGACTAA
- a CDS encoding DCC1-like thiol-disulfide oxidoreductase family protein: MSDYPPRLVYDDECGFCTWCARVADDLGEFELVGFHELTPDQRARLPDDYETCAHLLTDDAVYDCGEAMEQAIARIHPAFDAAVEVLREVPGYPSLREKLYRWGADRRDWWGKIVRCDPPATD; this comes from the coding sequence ATGAGTGACTACCCGCCCCGGCTCGTCTACGACGACGAGTGCGGGTTCTGCACGTGGTGTGCGCGCGTCGCGGACGACCTCGGGGAGTTCGAACTCGTGGGCTTTCACGAGCTCACGCCCGACCAGCGCGCGCGCCTCCCCGACGACTACGAGACCTGCGCGCACCTCCTCACGGACGACGCCGTCTACGACTGCGGCGAGGCGATGGAGCAGGCGATCGCGCGCATCCATCCCGCCTTCGACGCCGCCGTCGAGGTGTTGCGCGAGGTTCCCGGCTACCCGTCGCTCCGCGAGAAACTCTACCGGTGGGGCGCCGACCGCCGCGACTGGTGGGGGAAAATCGTACGCTGCGACCCGCCTGCGACGGATTAG
- a CDS encoding cupin domain-containing protein has translation MRKVRLADLSSRMSPADVSYPLADALGTTDMSLNYYELAEGDSTSFGFHAHEDQEEVFYVEAGTLTFRTADGPVHAKSGELVRFGPGEYQRAVNEHTERAIVLAMGAPREAGETDVRRYCEECEAETTQTIELADDRDSILARCENCGSETGRFTDE, from the coding sequence ATGAGGAAAGTGCGACTCGCGGACCTGTCGTCGCGGATGAGTCCTGCGGACGTGAGTTATCCGCTCGCGGACGCGCTCGGGACCACGGACATGTCCCTGAACTACTACGAACTCGCGGAGGGCGACAGCACGTCCTTCGGCTTTCACGCCCACGAGGACCAGGAGGAGGTGTTCTACGTGGAAGCGGGGACGCTCACGTTCCGGACGGCTGACGGCCCCGTGCACGCGAAGTCGGGGGAACTCGTGCGGTTCGGGCCGGGCGAGTACCAGCGCGCGGTGAACGAACACACGGAGCGCGCCATCGTGCTCGCGATGGGCGCGCCCCGGGAGGCCGGGGAGACCGACGTCCGCCGGTACTGCGAGGAGTGCGAGGCGGAGACCACTCAGACCATCGAACTCGCGGACGACCGCGACTCCATCCTCGCGCGCTGCGAGAACTGCGGGAGCGAGACGGGGCGATTCACCGATGAGTGA
- a CDS encoding ferredoxin family protein, translating into MAIDPNFDENREVVDSHEGHDVWGPVDEPETQGIHGTHVAVDFDVCIADGACVEDCPVDVFEWVDTPGHPESERKADPANEIQCIDCMLCVDVCPVDAIDVDSSR; encoded by the coding sequence ATGGCGATAGACCCGAACTTCGACGAGAACCGCGAGGTCGTCGACTCCCACGAGGGCCACGACGTCTGGGGACCGGTGGACGAACCCGAGACGCAGGGGATTCACGGAACGCACGTCGCGGTCGACTTCGACGTCTGCATCGCGGACGGCGCGTGCGTGGAGGACTGTCCCGTGGACGTCTTCGAGTGGGTGGACACGCCCGGGCATCCGGAGTCGGAGCGGAAGGCCGACCCGGCGAACGAGATTCAGTGCATCGACTGCATGCTCTGCGTCGACGTGTGTCCGGTGGACGCGATCGACGTGGACTCGAGCCGCTAG